A genomic segment from Drosophila miranda strain MSH22 chromosome 3, D.miranda_PacBio2.1, whole genome shotgun sequence encodes:
- the LOC108159416 gene encoding pneumococcal serine-rich repeat protein isoform X5: MDLSLERDSSALGSLFQQIINDMKNTSPLWDDFVAKASKLHTCLRAAIQAIAAYLDAFQKIADAATNSRGASKEIGTALTRVCLRHKAVETRLKTFTSAIMDCLVQPLQDKIEDWKRTVATIDKDHAKEYKRCRSELKKRSSDTLRLQKKARKGQTDGLQSLMDSHMQDVTLRRAELEEVEKRSLRAAMVEERLRYCSFVHMLQPVVHEECEVMSELGHLQEAMQSIALVTKEPSVLPQASEELIHDAKASINLYPESPGGGSGSQGGGCSNSLGSRKSSVCSISSMNSSGSSNSPGHHHYPRSLSQFVTPAIRLKPGESSDSGFCSSPALTTQVSNATNQTANVSTWPPHSQDVVDTLPPTADRPHTISTAYEKGHQRPPLTVYTFQNPETIHESGSGNGINNGSVAPSNGQPSSGQTTPATQKSPAASLSRPPLPVKPAHVRCSSLERPLSAQSNHRQGSGSGGLLQRQCPSPIPAHITKELSAAHHAQQQQQQLQQQQSPPTYVNMSELANMAALKLTNHQQQQQQQQQQQQQQKPTPPPLQQQSSIDSICSQHSNDSSGSHQLLQQQQQQQAPHAAQHHATRSHSISSTASSLHSHPSIDSTVACGSLVGQHTHSTSTNTNTTSPSSGSSTPQNHYSPLLTNSPTSTAAGTPSGSSISTGTGTGAGLGFVYQVSSPTPPTSEVQVQVLKITEQAGSQPPASAEDTDERSRASVLQKASMFEKQAAAVAAAAGSVSPPVPATGPSPAAAAPSAGGPKRSEAEQQEMDKSFEDSIKALNNLIGELDSFQREIDEGKGKQNSNSNSSNNNLTTSSSSSENNNLPPVCIGSTASTTSTSTTNIDLCGISNQTNSSGCGTDMSDTTSEELAGEEGGHLMDPTLAEARRRERELLGASDSELSRCYVSETSSLTGGLTAGGYENPTFAHFVASASRDDPYNGGSGSEGRSLYAPASVSVSADSISLAASDSICLSGQPRHAYVDTCSDSGSAVVVIYDHQIPNTPDIEFVKQNSEIVLLRTKDPQVQSQLQLYEMRELQQLPSNLAGSPDSPDSGSGKALPPATATVAPAKQRLSSFRASSEQQLQLLGRGSPQRGKANHVDQPPQQQQPAQGTVSDNSSLPVEPPVMRRQLPPKPTSLCLSLFNGTGTGTGSGSGSGTGTGSNQPPSVADKPLIPRKSDFKADLDAKIRRQKQKVQQQIQQQQQQQQKQQQTPQQPLQQQQQQQQQQQHSPQSHQTRNCNVTNGPAAAVVIASASDPILSPHPYQNQNQNHRMPSQNQTTATSNHKQYQTPQAAATATSKTSASPPSATIANPALSSLSPRGGLPQPSSSSSSLPSSASASTNSTSTNALAPLPVATATATATAPCRPPPSAPPPAHPYVCSSNAANPQANHQANTNTNSTANANANASLKPGITPRPASLSGGAGGGLGGAGGSTRIARRSSINQAKPPPPVRRSSSVTPSPNASVGHATHLQLQHNTPLSSSSEHLPPPPAFMLESMSSAPPVAMPSSALKVSETVRALAAMRHQPASPGTLRRIQQQQQQHQQQQQQQQQYQPPLQSVHNSPMNDDPSYEAYYDSYMDLQAYAHALANGQQQQPGQQMPPPLPPPNQQRFNHQQQQQQQQYHPQQCYPQQQQQQQHVAQKPPTPPVYHAPPAPPPTADATFRTSSPAAGGGGGGGIYAQPKLVNSMSSFRTSSPSPNGHGHGHAHPLPPTQPKANPNLIAQLNARLNSKQQQQQQHHQQQHASEGIYGNQQQPGGESIYTRSGLSMSQPQQQQHYDAAPILSMRQAQQQQQQYQHLQQQHYTCPPPLEDPPPPPIYSAGASATMPKKMARPHAGQSAASQLSAYAAGSATATLPKNMMQQQQRLQQQLQQQQQQHQQYQQPAGMGNGNGHVNQRPQLPLPQQQMQQQQQQKLRAAQQQHLAEQQQQQQQQQRQPPIPSRHSSVQQKIFVSTNPFIQTTAVKFHSPSASPTCGSPVTGSGSVSSASIYATTARGNHHQQQIHHPQQQQHQQQQQQHYYREVAGGNSNGGAAYYNHNNAHGHGHANANAHANVHAHAHMSHAQAHHPNFVTSTNIEKTGSIRAKTKAEFLENLNAKLAKQGMSGRAFAVRNLINSKALPDPRICHESLMDQIKRGAPLKRNQKINDRSAPKIH, encoded by the exons ATGGATCTAAGTCTGGAACGCGATAGCTCTGCTCTGGGGAGTCTGTTCCAACAGATTATCAATGACATGAAG AACACCTCTCCACTGTGGGATGACTTCGTGGCAAAGGCCAGCAAATTGCACACATGCTTGAG GGCTGCCATACAGGCAATCGCCGCCTATTTGGATGCCTTCCAGAAGATAGCCGATGCGGCCACCAATTCCAGAG GCGCCTCCAAGGAAATTGGCACCGCCCTGACCCGGGTCTGCCTGCGCCACAAGGCAGTGGAGACCCGCTTGAAGACCTTCACCAGCGCCATTATGGACTGTCTGGTGCAGCCGCTGCAGGACAAGATCGAGGACTGGAAACGCACCGTGGCCACCATCGACAAGGACCATGCCAAAGAATACAAGCGCTGCCGGAGTGAGCTGAAGAAGCGCTCCAGCGACACGCTGCGGCTCCAGAAGAAGGCCCGCAAGGGCCAGACCGACGGCCTCCAGTCGCTGATGGACTCGCACATGCAGGACGTGACCCTGCGCCGGGCCGAGCTGGAGGAGGTGGAGAAGCGTTCGCTGCGAGCGGCCATGGTGGAGGAGCGGCTGCGCTACTGCAGCTTCGTCCACATGCTGCAGCCGGTGGTGCACGAGGAGTGCGAGGTGATGTCTGAGCTGGGACATCTGCAG GAGGCCATGCAGTCCATTGCTCTGGTCACCAAGGAGCCCAGTGTCCTGCCGCAGGCCTCCGAGGAGCTCATCCACGATGCCAAGGCCAGCATCAATCTCTATCCGGAGTCGCCGGGCGGCGGATCCGGCTCCCAGGGCGGCGGCTGCTCCAACTCTCTGGGATCCAGGAAGAGCTCTGTCTGCTCCATCAGCAGCATGAACAGCAGCGGCTCCAGCAACTCTCCGGGCCATCATCACTATCCGCGCTCCCTGTCGCAG TTTGTAACGCCCGCAATTCGCTTGAAACCTGGTGAATCCAGTGATAGTGGCTTTTGCTCATCGCCAGCTCTAACAACAcag GTCTCGAACGCAACGAACCAGACGGCAAATGTGTCGACATGGCCGCCACATTCCCAGGACGTGGTGGACACCCTCCCGCCCACGGCCGACCGACCGCACACCATTTCCACGGCATACGAGAAGGGTCACCAGCGCCCGCCACTGACTGTCTACACGTTCCAGAACCCAGAGACCATCCACGAGTCCGGGAGCGGCAACGGGATCAACAATGGATCGGTGGCCCCATCCAACGGACAGCCATCGTCGGGCCAGACCACACCGGCCACCCAGAAGTCTCCGGCCGCATCGCTCAGTCGTCCGCCTCTGCCAGTC AAGCCGGCCCATGTG CGCTGCTCGTCGCTGGAGCGTCCGCTGTCGGCGCAGAGCAACCACCGTCAGGGCAGTGGAAGCGGCGGCCTGCTGCAGCGTCAGTGCCCCTCACCGATACCGGCTCATATCACGAAAG AGCTGTCCGCAGCACATCatgcacagcagcagcagcagcagctccagcagcagcagagtcCGCCCACATACGTTAACATGTCCGAACTGGCCAACATGGCGGCCTTGAAGCTCACtaaccaccagcagcagcagcagcagcagcaacagcaacagcagcagcagaagcccACGCCACCgcctctgcagcagcagagctCCATTGACTCGATCTGCTCGCAGCATTCCAACGACTCCTCGGGCTCCCATCAGCttctacagcagcagcagcagcagcaagcgcCTCACGCTGCCCAGCACCATGCCACACGCTCCCATTCCATATCCTCGACGGCCTCGTCGCTGCACTCGCATCCATCGATCGACTCGACGGTCGCTTGCGGCTCCCTCGTGGGCCAGCACACCcacagcaccagcaccaacacGAACACCACCTCGCCGTCCAGTGGCAGCTCCACGCCCCAGAACCATTACTCGCCCCTGTTAACCAACTCACCCACGTCCACTGCCGCAGGTACGCCCAGTGGAAGCAGCATCAGCACGGGCACGGGTACCGGCGCCGGACTGGGATTCGTCTACCAGGTCAGCTCGCccacgccgccgacgagcgaGGTGCAGGTGCAGGTGCTCAAGATCACCGAGCAGGCGGGATCGCAGCCGCCGGCCAGTGCCGAGGACACGGACGAACGGTCGCGTGCCTCTGTCCTGCAGAAGGCCTCCATGTTCGAGAAGCAGGCGGCAGCCGTGGCAGCAGCGGCCGGTAGTGTGTCGCCTCCTGTTCCGGCCACGGGTCCATCCCCTGCGGCGGCCGCCCCAAGTGCCGGGGGACCGAAGCGGTCCGAGGCCGAGCAGCAGGAAATGG ACAAATCTTTCGAAGACTCAATCAAAGcattaaataatttaattgGCGAACTAGACTCGTTTCAACGTGAGATTGATGAGGGCAAGGGCAAGcagaacagcaacagcaacagcagcaacaacaacctgACAAcgagtagcagcagcagcgagaaCAACAACCTGCCCCCCGTCTGCATCGGCAGCACCGccagcaccaccagcaccagcaccaccaaCATCGATTTGTGCGGCATCAGCAACCAGACCAACTCCAGCGGCTGCGGCACGGACATGTCGGACACCACCTCCGAGGAGCTGGCCGGTGAGGAGGGGGGCCACCTGATGGACCCCACGCTGGCGGAGGCCAGGCGGCGAGAACGAGAGCTTCTGGGCGCCAGCGATTCGGAGCTGAGTCGCTGCTATGTGAGCGAGACGAGTTCGCTGACCGGCGGCCTGACAGCGGGCGGCTACGAGAACCCCACGTTCGCCCACTTTGTGGCGAGTGCGAGCCGCGACGACCCCTACAACGGGGGGTCGGGCAGCGAGGGGCGCTCCCTATATGCGCCCGcctccgtgtccgtgtccgcgGACAGCATCTCGCTGGCCGCCTCCGACAGCATCTGCCTGTCGGGGCAGCCGCGGCACGCCTACGTGGACACCTgcagcgacagcggcagcgCCGTCGTAGTGATCTACGACCACCAGATCCCCAACACCCCGGACATTGAGTTCGTCAAGCAGAACTCGGAGATAGTCCTGCTGCGCACCAAGGACCCCCAGGTGCAGTCGCAGCTGCAGCTTTACGAGATGCGcgagctgcagcagctgccCTCGAATCTAGCCGGATCCCCGGACTCGCCGGACTCGGGCAGTGGCAAGGCGCTCCCGCCGGCAACAGCAACTGTGGCGCCCGCCAAGCAGCGACTCTCCTCGTTTCGCGCCTCCagcgagcagcagctgcagctgctcgGACGCGGCAGCCCGCAAAGAGGTAAAGCAAACCACGTCGATCAGccgccccagcagcagcagccggcaCAAGGGACAGTCAGTGATAACAGTAGCCTCCCAGTAGAGCCTCCTGTGATGCGGCGACAGCTGCCCCCAAAGCCCACCAGCCTCTGCCTGAGCCTTTTCAATGGTACAGGTACAGGTACGGGgtcgggttcgggttcgggtacgggtacgggttcGAATCAGCCTCCCAGTGTGGCCGACAAGCCATTGATACCCCGAAAGTCAGACTTTAAGGCCGACTTAGATGCCAAAATACGcaggcagaagcagaaggTTCAACAGcaaatacagcagcagcaacagcaacagcagaagcagcaacaaacGCCACAGCAGccactgcaacagcagcagcagcagcagcagcaacaacaacactcACCACAGTCGCACCAAACCAGAAACTGTAATGTCACTAATggcccagcagcagccgttGTTATTGCATCCGCATCAGATCCAATCTTGAGCCCGCATCCataccaaaaccaaaaccaaaatcaTAGAATGCCAAGCCAAAATCAGACAACAGCAACATCCAATCATAAGCAATACCAGACGCCCCAAGCAGCTGCGACAGCAACATCAAAAACATCAGCATCTCCTCCATCTGCAACAATAGCAAACCCAGCATTATCATCATTGTCACCTCGCGGCGGTCTGCCAcagccatcatcatcatcgtcatcattaccatcatctgcatctgcatccaCAAACTCCACATCGACAAACGCTCTTGCTCCGTTGCccgttgccactgccactgccactgccactgccccctGCAGACCACCACCATCAGCGCCACCACCCGCCCATCCATATGTGTGCTCCTCGAATGCCGCCAACCCCCAAGCCAACCATCAAGccaatacgaatacgaattccactgccaatgccaatgccaatgccagtcTCAAGCCAGGCATTACGCCCAGGCCGGCCTCGTTGTCGG gaggagcaggaggaggattAGGAGGAGCAGGTGGCTCAACGCGGATCGCACGTCGTTCGTCCATCAATCAGGCCAAGCCACCGCCGCCAGTGCGACGCAGCTCCTCGGTGACACCCAGTCCCAATGCTTCGGTGGGG CACGCGACGCATCTGCAGCTGCAACATAACACACCGCTAAGCAGCTCCAGCGAGCATCTACCACCGCCGCCAGCCTTTATGCTGGAGTCCATGTCCAGCGCTCCTCCAGTGGCCATGCCGAGCTCCGCTCTTAAGGTGTCGGAGACGGTGCGAGCCCTGGCAGCCATGCGGCATCAGCCGGCATCGCCTGGTACGCTAAGACgtatacagcagcagcagcagcaacaccagcaacaacaacaacagcaacaacaatatcAACCCCCACTGCAG TCAGTGCACAACTCCCCCATGAACGACGACCCGAGCTATGAGGCCTACTATGACTCCTATATGGATCTGCAGGCCTATGCTCATGCCTTGGCCAatggccaacagcagcagccgggccAGCAGATGCCACCACCCCTGCCACCGCCCAACCAGCAACGCTTTAATcatcaacagcaacagcaacagcagcaataTCATCCACAGCAATGCTatccacagcagcaacagcagcagcaacatgtGGCACAAAAGCCGCCAACGCCACCTGTCTACCACGCCCCACCAGCACCACCGCCTACAGCGGATGCC ACGTTCCGCACCTCGTCACCGGCCGCAGGCGGAGGAGGCGGTGGGGGCATCTATGCCCAACCCAAGCTGGTCAACAGCATGTCCAGCTTCCGCACCAGCAGCCCAAGTCCcaatgggcatgggcatgggcatgcgCACCCACTGCCACCGACACAGCCCAAGGCGAACCCGAATCTAATTGCACAGCTGAATGCACGACTCAacagcaagcagcagcagcagcagcagcaccatcaacagcagcatgCTTCCGAGGGCATCTACGGCAACCAGCAGCAACCTGGAGGCGAGTCGATCTACACGCGGAGCGGCCTGTCCATGTCCcagccgcaacagcagcaacactATGACG CTGCCCCAATCCTGAGCATGCGACAggctcagcagcagcagcagcagtaccaacatctgcagcagcagcattacACGTGCCCGCCTCCACTGGAGGAtccgccaccgccacccaTTTACAGTGCCGGAGCATCGGCCACGATGCCCAAAAAGATGGCACGCCCCCATGCTGGCCAGAGTGCGGCCTCTCAGTTGAGTGCCTATGCAGCAGGTTCGGCCACGGCTACGCTCCCAAAAAACatgatgcagcagcagcaacgtttacagcagcagctacaacagcagcagcagcagcatcagcaatACCAACAGCCGGCAGGCAtgggcaatggcaatggccaTGTAAATCAGCGTCCACAGTTGCCTCTTCCCCAGCAGCagatgcagcaacagcagcagcagaaactgaGAGCAGCTCAACAGCAACATTTGGcggaacagcaacagcagcagcagcaacagcagcgccagcCACCCATACCGTCGCGGCACTCGAGTGTACAGCAAAAGATATTCGTGTCAACGAATCCATTCATACAAACTACGGCCGTCAAGTTCCATTCGCCCTCAGCCTCGCCCACTTGCGGCTCGCCCGTAACTGGATCTGGGTCTGTATCCTCGGCTAGTATTTATGCCACAACGGCGCGTGGCaatcaccaccagcagcaaATACATCatccacaacagcagcagcatcaacagcaacagcaacagcattaTTATCGCGAGGTTGCTGGGGGCAACAGCAATGGCGGCGCTGCTTACTACAACCACAATAATGCCCATGGCCATGGCCACGCGAATGCGAACGCCCATGCCAATGTCCATGCCCACGCCCACATGTCCCATGCCCAGGCACATCATCCAA ACTTCGTCACAAGCACAAATATCGAAAAGACTGGCAGCATTCGGGCCAAGACCAAGGCCGAGTTCCTCGAGAATCTCAACGCGAAACTGGCCAAGCAGGGCATGTCCGGCCGCGCATTTGCCGTGCGAAATCTCATCAATAGCAAGGCCCTG CCGGACCCTCGCATCTGTCACGAGTCGCTGATGGATCAGATAAAACGCGGAGCCCCCTTGAAACGTAACCAGAAGATCAACGATCGAAGCGCTCCTAAAATACACTAA